The proteins below come from a single Alosa sapidissima isolate fAloSap1 chromosome 23, fAloSap1.pri, whole genome shotgun sequence genomic window:
- the LOC121698581 gene encoding serrate RNA effector molecule homolog isoform X8, with protein MNQSIERNRTSMAESDEEYRSHRRNKFDHERGDYGPSREREFLRRDHHKDRSPERNRKEQRRHEKSRSHRKKGHRHHERGHRERDHSYYEKSERPSPPEQDTGFHPPPRRMRTDWGDVGGEPCQRGGDFRDKLEDRGAHHHPPLHPWGPYEASSRLQSHDTFIPHRFGGSPDGAPGRPPTGLQSFKEFLLRLNPAVGEVDAVRCYKEYKMAFSRQQMEAFFLAHRDEEWFRLKYHPEDIERRDAETHDALQKRLDVYMYLRGKGWFDNISLDIQQASAIIKVLDAVQIRFEGGTGNDLRALETPGKGEKERVMEREERGKETPPSEPQKQEEARKRKHIDKVKVSEFNSASVSRPSDQSAEREADRKREKENMLHRELTEKKDQEDDKENRVAMKRRNEETEDRKMEEKMGQGRPEEEKGGAASFPCQLHKTRSLFMRNIPPTIYKEEIVNLCVKYPGFMRVCLSEPHAEYRFFRRCWVTFDHLANIQDICWQLQNVRLREYKLSPVVHRDLCRRVRMANGITQHRTLMQEHISLAAQLIRSLDSRWSVWGGDQDKGNPVLKNVSYHLIEEVSAEEEELTGRVGAAIPQSEVTVERDNGLVKVLDGLLLYLRVVHSVDFYNACQHSTENEMPSCCGSVHVRGPVPPNRVPTLHMLEWQKKFEVKLRLLFWPRETLSEDEVGKLGRKHPAQEVDKFVRANTRELDREKWLCVLCEKKFKGPEFVSKHLLSRHGEQVEEVRKEAAFFNNFLMDPKRPALPEMRSPPPMPSRPGQAGPAFSHQCGWSFNQPSPPFIGYERSPFPPNEYGDGGHFGWFRGVPHRKPQQKRVTHREPRKVTRYCDLDAPDADFF; from the exons ATGAATCAGAGCATAGAAAGGAACAGAACGTCA ATGGCAGAGAGTGATGAGGAATATCGTAGCCATCGGAGGAATAAGTTTGACCATGAGAGGGGCGACTACGGTCCTTCTCGGGAGAGGGAGTTTCTGCGGAGAGACCACCACAAAGACAG AAGCCCGGAGCGGAACCGGAAGGAGCAGCGACGGCATGAGAAGAGTCGTAGCCACCGCAAGAAAGGTCACCGACACCATGAGCGGGGTCACAGAGAGCGGGACCACAGCTACTACGAGAAGAGCGAGCGGCCCTCTCCTCCTGAGCAGGACACAGGGTTCCATCCGCCGCCTAGACGCATGAGAACAGACTG GGGGGATGTCGGTGGGGAACCTTGCCAGAGAGGGGGTGATTTTAGGGACAAGCTTGAAGACAGGGGCGCTCATCAtcaccctcctctccacccctggGGGCCCTATGAAGCTTCTTCCAGGCTGCAGAGCCATGACACCTTCATACCACACAG GTTTGGTGGCTCCCCTGATGGCGCCCCTGGCCGCCCTCCCACGGGCCTGCAGAGCTTTAAGGAGTTCCTGCTGCGTCTGAACCCGGCGGTTGGGGAGGTGGACGCGGTCAGGTGCTACAAAGAATACAAAATGGCCTTCAGCAGGCAGCAGATGGAGGCCTTCTTCCTGGCTCACCGAGACGAGGAGTG GTTCCGTCTGAAATACCACCCAGAGGATATTGAACGTCGGGACGCTGAGACCCATGATGCATTGCAGAAGAGACTGGATGTTTACATGTATCTCAGGGGAAAGGGCTGGTTCGATAATATCTCCCTGGACATTCAGCAAGCCTCAGCCATCATAAAGGTGTTAGATGCAG TCCAGATAAGGTTTGAAGGGGGAACAGGGAATGACCTGCGGGCTCTGGAGACGCCGGgcaagggagagaaggagagagtgatggagagagaggagagagggaaggagacacCTCCATCTGAGCCCCAAAAGCAAGAGGAG GCCAGGAAAAGGAAGCACATTGATAAAGTCAAAGTCAGTGAGTTTAACTCCGCCTCTGTCTCGCGTCCCTCGGACCAATCAGCTGAGAGGGAagcagacaggaagagagaaaaggagaacatGTTGCATAGAGAGTTGACGGAGAAGAAGGACCAGGAGGATGACAAGGAGAACAGAG TAGCGATGAAGAGACGCAACGAGGAGACGGAGGACaggaagatggaggagaagatggGGCAGGGGAggccagaggaggagaaaggaggcgCAGCTTCATTCCCATGCCAACTCCACAAGACCCGATCCCTGTTCATGAGGAACATCCCCCCGACAATCTACAAGGAGGAGATTGTGAAT ctgtgtgtgaaGTACCCTGGCTTCATGAGAGTGTGTCTGTCCGAGCCTCATGCTGAGtacag gtTTTTCAGACGTTGCTgggtgacttttgaccacttGGCAAACATCCAGGACATCTGCTGGCAGCTACAGAACGTCAGA ttgcGTGAGTATAAGCTGTCTCCAGTGGTCCATCGTGACCTGTGTCGCCGCGTGCGGATGGCTAACGGCATCACGCAGCACAGGACGCTGATGCAGGAGCACATCAGCCTGGCAGCGCAGCTCATCCGCAGCCTGGACAGCAGGTGGAGCGTCTGGGGAGGAGACCAGGATAAgggg AACCCTGTCCTGAAGAACGTCTCATATCACCTGATCGAGGAGGTCagtgcggaggaggaggagctaacGGGACGCGTTGGCGCGGCCATCCCACAGAGTGAGGTCACCGTGGAGAGAGACAACGGGCTGGTCAAG gtgCTGGATGGTCTGCTTCTTTACCTGCGTGTTGTCCACTCAGTGGACTTCTACAACGCCTGCCAGCACTCCACAGAGAACGAGATGCCCAGCTGCTGTGGCTCTGTTCACGTGCGAGGGCCCGTACCACCCAACAGGGTGCCCACCCTACACA TGTTGGAGTGGCAGAAGAAGTTTGAGGTCAAGTTGAGGTTGTTGTTTTGGCCGAGGGAGACTCTGAGCGAAGACGAAGTGGGGAAGTTGGGCCGCAAGCACCCCGCTCAGGAAGTGGACAAGTTCGTCCGAGCAAACACACGCGAGCTGGACAGGGAGAAGTGGCTGTGTGTCCTCTGTGAGAAGAagttcaag GGCCCTGAGTTTGTCAGTAAGCACCTACTCAGCAGACATGGGGagcaggtggaggaggtgaggaAGGAGGCGGCCTTCTTCAACAACTTCCTCATGGATCCCAAAAGGCCCGCCCTCCCAGAGATGAGGTCTCCGCCCCCCATGCCTTCTAGGCCAGGACAGG CTGGCCCCGCCTTCTCTCATCAGTGTGGGTGGAGCTTCAACCAGCCCAGCCCACCTTTCATCGGCTACGAGA GAAGTCCTTTCCCCCCAAATGAGTATGGAGATGGGGGACACTTCGGCTGGTTCAGAGGAGTCCCCCACAGAAAACCCCAGCagaagag AGTCACCCACCGGGAGCCTCGTAAGGTGACCAGATACTGTGACCTGGACGCTCCTGATGCAGACTTCTTTTAA
- the LOC121698581 gene encoding serrate RNA effector molecule homolog isoform X1: MNQSIERNRTSMAESDEEYRSHRRNKFDHERGDYGPSREREFLRRDHHKDRSPERNRKEQRRHEKSRSHRKKGHRHHERGHRERDHSYYEKSERPSPPEQDTGFHPPPRRMRTDWGDVGGEPCQRGGDFRDKLEDRGAHHHPPLHPWGPYEASSRLQSHDTFIPHRFGGSPDGAPGRPPTGLQSFKEFLLRLNPAVGEVDAVRCYKEYKMAFSRQQMEAFFLAHRDEEWFRLKYHPEDIERRDAETHDALQKRLDVYMYLRGKGWFDNISLDIQQASAIIKVLDAVQIRFEGGTGNDLRALETPGKGEKERVMEREERGKETPPSEPQKQEEVHTVDAEHRLAPRAERQARKRKHIDKVKVSEFNSASVSRPSDQSAEREADRKREKENMLHRELTEKKDQEDDKENRVAMKRRNEETEDRKMEEKMGQGRPEEEKGGAASFPCQLHKTRSLFMRNIPPTIYKEEIVNLCVKYPGFMRVCLSEPHAEYRFFRRCWVTFDHLANIQDICWQLQNVRLREYKLSPVVHRDLCRRVRMANGITQHRTLMQEHISLAAQLIRSLDSRWSVWGGDQDKGNPVLKNVSYHLIEEVSAEEEELTGRVGAAIPQSEVTVERDNGLVKVLDGLLLYLRVVHSVDFYNACQHSTENEMPSCCGSVHVRGPVPPNRVPTLHMLEWQKKFEVKLRLLFWPRETLSEDEVGKLGRKHPAQEVDKFVRANTRELDREKWLCVLCEKKFKGPEFVSKHLLSRHGEQVEEVRKEAAFFNNFLMDPKRPALPEMRSPPPMPSRPGQAGPAFSHQCGWSFNQPSPPFIGYERSPFPPNEYGDGGHFGWFRGVPHRKPQQKRVTHREPRKVTRYCDLDAPDADFF; encoded by the exons ATGAATCAGAGCATAGAAAGGAACAGAACGTCA ATGGCAGAGAGTGATGAGGAATATCGTAGCCATCGGAGGAATAAGTTTGACCATGAGAGGGGCGACTACGGTCCTTCTCGGGAGAGGGAGTTTCTGCGGAGAGACCACCACAAAGACAG AAGCCCGGAGCGGAACCGGAAGGAGCAGCGACGGCATGAGAAGAGTCGTAGCCACCGCAAGAAAGGTCACCGACACCATGAGCGGGGTCACAGAGAGCGGGACCACAGCTACTACGAGAAGAGCGAGCGGCCCTCTCCTCCTGAGCAGGACACAGGGTTCCATCCGCCGCCTAGACGCATGAGAACAGACTG GGGGGATGTCGGTGGGGAACCTTGCCAGAGAGGGGGTGATTTTAGGGACAAGCTTGAAGACAGGGGCGCTCATCAtcaccctcctctccacccctggGGGCCCTATGAAGCTTCTTCCAGGCTGCAGAGCCATGACACCTTCATACCACACAG GTTTGGTGGCTCCCCTGATGGCGCCCCTGGCCGCCCTCCCACGGGCCTGCAGAGCTTTAAGGAGTTCCTGCTGCGTCTGAACCCGGCGGTTGGGGAGGTGGACGCGGTCAGGTGCTACAAAGAATACAAAATGGCCTTCAGCAGGCAGCAGATGGAGGCCTTCTTCCTGGCTCACCGAGACGAGGAGTG GTTCCGTCTGAAATACCACCCAGAGGATATTGAACGTCGGGACGCTGAGACCCATGATGCATTGCAGAAGAGACTGGATGTTTACATGTATCTCAGGGGAAAGGGCTGGTTCGATAATATCTCCCTGGACATTCAGCAAGCCTCAGCCATCATAAAGGTGTTAGATGCAG TCCAGATAAGGTTTGAAGGGGGAACAGGGAATGACCTGCGGGCTCTGGAGACGCCGGgcaagggagagaaggagagagtgatggagagagaggagagagggaaggagacacCTCCATCTGAGCCCCAAAAGCAAGAGGAGGTACACACGGTAGATGCAGAGCATAGACTTGCACCCAGGGCAGagagg CAGGCCAGGAAAAGGAAGCACATTGATAAAGTCAAAGTCAGTGAGTTTAACTCCGCCTCTGTCTCGCGTCCCTCGGACCAATCAGCTGAGAGGGAagcagacaggaagagagaaaaggagaacatGTTGCATAGAGAGTTGACGGAGAAGAAGGACCAGGAGGATGACAAGGAGAACAGAG TAGCGATGAAGAGACGCAACGAGGAGACGGAGGACaggaagatggaggagaagatggGGCAGGGGAggccagaggaggagaaaggaggcgCAGCTTCATTCCCATGCCAACTCCACAAGACCCGATCCCTGTTCATGAGGAACATCCCCCCGACAATCTACAAGGAGGAGATTGTGAAT ctgtgtgtgaaGTACCCTGGCTTCATGAGAGTGTGTCTGTCCGAGCCTCATGCTGAGtacag gtTTTTCAGACGTTGCTgggtgacttttgaccacttGGCAAACATCCAGGACATCTGCTGGCAGCTACAGAACGTCAGA ttgcGTGAGTATAAGCTGTCTCCAGTGGTCCATCGTGACCTGTGTCGCCGCGTGCGGATGGCTAACGGCATCACGCAGCACAGGACGCTGATGCAGGAGCACATCAGCCTGGCAGCGCAGCTCATCCGCAGCCTGGACAGCAGGTGGAGCGTCTGGGGAGGAGACCAGGATAAgggg AACCCTGTCCTGAAGAACGTCTCATATCACCTGATCGAGGAGGTCagtgcggaggaggaggagctaacGGGACGCGTTGGCGCGGCCATCCCACAGAGTGAGGTCACCGTGGAGAGAGACAACGGGCTGGTCAAG gtgCTGGATGGTCTGCTTCTTTACCTGCGTGTTGTCCACTCAGTGGACTTCTACAACGCCTGCCAGCACTCCACAGAGAACGAGATGCCCAGCTGCTGTGGCTCTGTTCACGTGCGAGGGCCCGTACCACCCAACAGGGTGCCCACCCTACACA TGTTGGAGTGGCAGAAGAAGTTTGAGGTCAAGTTGAGGTTGTTGTTTTGGCCGAGGGAGACTCTGAGCGAAGACGAAGTGGGGAAGTTGGGCCGCAAGCACCCCGCTCAGGAAGTGGACAAGTTCGTCCGAGCAAACACACGCGAGCTGGACAGGGAGAAGTGGCTGTGTGTCCTCTGTGAGAAGAagttcaag GGCCCTGAGTTTGTCAGTAAGCACCTACTCAGCAGACATGGGGagcaggtggaggaggtgaggaAGGAGGCGGCCTTCTTCAACAACTTCCTCATGGATCCCAAAAGGCCCGCCCTCCCAGAGATGAGGTCTCCGCCCCCCATGCCTTCTAGGCCAGGACAGG CTGGCCCCGCCTTCTCTCATCAGTGTGGGTGGAGCTTCAACCAGCCCAGCCCACCTTTCATCGGCTACGAGA GAAGTCCTTTCCCCCCAAATGAGTATGGAGATGGGGGACACTTCGGCTGGTTCAGAGGAGTCCCCCACAGAAAACCCCAGCagaagag AGTCACCCACCGGGAGCCTCGTAAGGTGACCAGATACTGTGACCTGGACGCTCCTGATGCAGACTTCTTTTAA
- the LOC121698581 gene encoding serrate RNA effector molecule homolog isoform X3 → MNQSIERNRTSMAESDEEYRSHRRNKFDHERGDYGPSREREFLRRDHHKDRSPERNRKEQRRHEKSRSHRKKGHRHHERGHRERDHSYYEKSERPSPPEQDTGFHPPPRRMRTDWGDVGGEPCQRGGDFRDKLEDRGAHHHPPLHPWGPYEASSRLQSHDTFIPHRFGGSPDGAPGRPPTGLQSFKEFLLRLNPAVGEVDAVRCYKEYKMAFSRQQMEAFFLAHRDEEWFRLKYHPEDIERRDAETHDALQKRLDVYMYLRGKGWFDNISLDIQQASAIIKVLDAVQIRFEGGTGNDLRALETPGKGEKERVMEREERGKETPPSEPQKQEEVHTVDAEHRLAPRAERQARKRKHIDKVKVSEFNSASVSRPSDQSAEREADRKREKENMLHRELTEKKDQEDDKENRAMKRRNEETEDRKMEEKMGQGRPEEEKGGAASFPCQLHKTRSLFMRNIPPTIYKEEIVNLCVKYPGFMRVCLSEPHAEYRFFRRCWVTFDHLANIQDICWQLQNVRLREYKLSPVVHRDLCRRVRMANGITQHRTLMQEHISLAAQLIRSLDSRWSVWGGDQDKGNPVLKNVSYHLIEEVSAEEEELTGRVGAAIPQSEVTVERDNGLVKVLDGLLLYLRVVHSVDFYNACQHSTENEMPSCCGSVHVRGPVPPNRVPTLHMLEWQKKFEVKLRLLFWPRETLSEDEVGKLGRKHPAQEVDKFVRANTRELDREKWLCVLCEKKFKGPEFVSKHLLSRHGEQVEEVRKEAAFFNNFLMDPKRPALPEMRSPPPMPSRPGQAGPAFSHQCGWSFNQPSPPFIGYERSPFPPNEYGDGGHFGWFRGVPHRKPQQKRVTHREPRKVTRYCDLDAPDADFF, encoded by the exons ATGAATCAGAGCATAGAAAGGAACAGAACGTCA ATGGCAGAGAGTGATGAGGAATATCGTAGCCATCGGAGGAATAAGTTTGACCATGAGAGGGGCGACTACGGTCCTTCTCGGGAGAGGGAGTTTCTGCGGAGAGACCACCACAAAGACAG AAGCCCGGAGCGGAACCGGAAGGAGCAGCGACGGCATGAGAAGAGTCGTAGCCACCGCAAGAAAGGTCACCGACACCATGAGCGGGGTCACAGAGAGCGGGACCACAGCTACTACGAGAAGAGCGAGCGGCCCTCTCCTCCTGAGCAGGACACAGGGTTCCATCCGCCGCCTAGACGCATGAGAACAGACTG GGGGGATGTCGGTGGGGAACCTTGCCAGAGAGGGGGTGATTTTAGGGACAAGCTTGAAGACAGGGGCGCTCATCAtcaccctcctctccacccctggGGGCCCTATGAAGCTTCTTCCAGGCTGCAGAGCCATGACACCTTCATACCACACAG GTTTGGTGGCTCCCCTGATGGCGCCCCTGGCCGCCCTCCCACGGGCCTGCAGAGCTTTAAGGAGTTCCTGCTGCGTCTGAACCCGGCGGTTGGGGAGGTGGACGCGGTCAGGTGCTACAAAGAATACAAAATGGCCTTCAGCAGGCAGCAGATGGAGGCCTTCTTCCTGGCTCACCGAGACGAGGAGTG GTTCCGTCTGAAATACCACCCAGAGGATATTGAACGTCGGGACGCTGAGACCCATGATGCATTGCAGAAGAGACTGGATGTTTACATGTATCTCAGGGGAAAGGGCTGGTTCGATAATATCTCCCTGGACATTCAGCAAGCCTCAGCCATCATAAAGGTGTTAGATGCAG TCCAGATAAGGTTTGAAGGGGGAACAGGGAATGACCTGCGGGCTCTGGAGACGCCGGgcaagggagagaaggagagagtgatggagagagaggagagagggaaggagacacCTCCATCTGAGCCCCAAAAGCAAGAGGAGGTACACACGGTAGATGCAGAGCATAGACTTGCACCCAGGGCAGagagg CAGGCCAGGAAAAGGAAGCACATTGATAAAGTCAAAGTCAGTGAGTTTAACTCCGCCTCTGTCTCGCGTCCCTCGGACCAATCAGCTGAGAGGGAagcagacaggaagagagaaaaggagaacatGTTGCATAGAGAGTTGACGGAGAAGAAGGACCAGGAGGATGACAAGGAGAACAGAG CGATGAAGAGACGCAACGAGGAGACGGAGGACaggaagatggaggagaagatggGGCAGGGGAggccagaggaggagaaaggaggcgCAGCTTCATTCCCATGCCAACTCCACAAGACCCGATCCCTGTTCATGAGGAACATCCCCCCGACAATCTACAAGGAGGAGATTGTGAAT ctgtgtgtgaaGTACCCTGGCTTCATGAGAGTGTGTCTGTCCGAGCCTCATGCTGAGtacag gtTTTTCAGACGTTGCTgggtgacttttgaccacttGGCAAACATCCAGGACATCTGCTGGCAGCTACAGAACGTCAGA ttgcGTGAGTATAAGCTGTCTCCAGTGGTCCATCGTGACCTGTGTCGCCGCGTGCGGATGGCTAACGGCATCACGCAGCACAGGACGCTGATGCAGGAGCACATCAGCCTGGCAGCGCAGCTCATCCGCAGCCTGGACAGCAGGTGGAGCGTCTGGGGAGGAGACCAGGATAAgggg AACCCTGTCCTGAAGAACGTCTCATATCACCTGATCGAGGAGGTCagtgcggaggaggaggagctaacGGGACGCGTTGGCGCGGCCATCCCACAGAGTGAGGTCACCGTGGAGAGAGACAACGGGCTGGTCAAG gtgCTGGATGGTCTGCTTCTTTACCTGCGTGTTGTCCACTCAGTGGACTTCTACAACGCCTGCCAGCACTCCACAGAGAACGAGATGCCCAGCTGCTGTGGCTCTGTTCACGTGCGAGGGCCCGTACCACCCAACAGGGTGCCCACCCTACACA TGTTGGAGTGGCAGAAGAAGTTTGAGGTCAAGTTGAGGTTGTTGTTTTGGCCGAGGGAGACTCTGAGCGAAGACGAAGTGGGGAAGTTGGGCCGCAAGCACCCCGCTCAGGAAGTGGACAAGTTCGTCCGAGCAAACACACGCGAGCTGGACAGGGAGAAGTGGCTGTGTGTCCTCTGTGAGAAGAagttcaag GGCCCTGAGTTTGTCAGTAAGCACCTACTCAGCAGACATGGGGagcaggtggaggaggtgaggaAGGAGGCGGCCTTCTTCAACAACTTCCTCATGGATCCCAAAAGGCCCGCCCTCCCAGAGATGAGGTCTCCGCCCCCCATGCCTTCTAGGCCAGGACAGG CTGGCCCCGCCTTCTCTCATCAGTGTGGGTGGAGCTTCAACCAGCCCAGCCCACCTTTCATCGGCTACGAGA GAAGTCCTTTCCCCCCAAATGAGTATGGAGATGGGGGACACTTCGGCTGGTTCAGAGGAGTCCCCCACAGAAAACCCCAGCagaagag AGTCACCCACCGGGAGCCTCGTAAGGTGACCAGATACTGTGACCTGGACGCTCCTGATGCAGACTTCTTTTAA
- the LOC121698581 gene encoding serrate RNA effector molecule homolog isoform X2 produces MNQSIERNRTSMAESDEEYRSHRRNKFDHERGDYGPSREREFLRRDHHKDRSPERNRKEQRRHEKSRSHRKKGHRHHERGHRERDHSYYEKSERPSPPEQDTGFHPPPRRMRTDWGDVGGEPCQRGGDFRDKLEDRGAHHHPPLHPWGPYEASSRLQSHDTFIPHRFGGSPDGAPGRPPTGLQSFKEFLLRLNPAVGEVDAVRCYKEYKMAFSRQQMEAFFLAHRDEEWFRLKYHPEDIERRDAETHDALQKRLDVYMYLRGKGWFDNISLDIQQASAIIKVLDAVQIRFEGGTGNDLRALETPGKGEKERVMEREERGKETPPSEPQKQEEVHTVDAEHRLAPRAERARKRKHIDKVKVSEFNSASVSRPSDQSAEREADRKREKENMLHRELTEKKDQEDDKENRVAMKRRNEETEDRKMEEKMGQGRPEEEKGGAASFPCQLHKTRSLFMRNIPPTIYKEEIVNLCVKYPGFMRVCLSEPHAEYRFFRRCWVTFDHLANIQDICWQLQNVRLREYKLSPVVHRDLCRRVRMANGITQHRTLMQEHISLAAQLIRSLDSRWSVWGGDQDKGNPVLKNVSYHLIEEVSAEEEELTGRVGAAIPQSEVTVERDNGLVKVLDGLLLYLRVVHSVDFYNACQHSTENEMPSCCGSVHVRGPVPPNRVPTLHMLEWQKKFEVKLRLLFWPRETLSEDEVGKLGRKHPAQEVDKFVRANTRELDREKWLCVLCEKKFKGPEFVSKHLLSRHGEQVEEVRKEAAFFNNFLMDPKRPALPEMRSPPPMPSRPGQAGPAFSHQCGWSFNQPSPPFIGYERSPFPPNEYGDGGHFGWFRGVPHRKPQQKRVTHREPRKVTRYCDLDAPDADFF; encoded by the exons ATGAATCAGAGCATAGAAAGGAACAGAACGTCA ATGGCAGAGAGTGATGAGGAATATCGTAGCCATCGGAGGAATAAGTTTGACCATGAGAGGGGCGACTACGGTCCTTCTCGGGAGAGGGAGTTTCTGCGGAGAGACCACCACAAAGACAG AAGCCCGGAGCGGAACCGGAAGGAGCAGCGACGGCATGAGAAGAGTCGTAGCCACCGCAAGAAAGGTCACCGACACCATGAGCGGGGTCACAGAGAGCGGGACCACAGCTACTACGAGAAGAGCGAGCGGCCCTCTCCTCCTGAGCAGGACACAGGGTTCCATCCGCCGCCTAGACGCATGAGAACAGACTG GGGGGATGTCGGTGGGGAACCTTGCCAGAGAGGGGGTGATTTTAGGGACAAGCTTGAAGACAGGGGCGCTCATCAtcaccctcctctccacccctggGGGCCCTATGAAGCTTCTTCCAGGCTGCAGAGCCATGACACCTTCATACCACACAG GTTTGGTGGCTCCCCTGATGGCGCCCCTGGCCGCCCTCCCACGGGCCTGCAGAGCTTTAAGGAGTTCCTGCTGCGTCTGAACCCGGCGGTTGGGGAGGTGGACGCGGTCAGGTGCTACAAAGAATACAAAATGGCCTTCAGCAGGCAGCAGATGGAGGCCTTCTTCCTGGCTCACCGAGACGAGGAGTG GTTCCGTCTGAAATACCACCCAGAGGATATTGAACGTCGGGACGCTGAGACCCATGATGCATTGCAGAAGAGACTGGATGTTTACATGTATCTCAGGGGAAAGGGCTGGTTCGATAATATCTCCCTGGACATTCAGCAAGCCTCAGCCATCATAAAGGTGTTAGATGCAG TCCAGATAAGGTTTGAAGGGGGAACAGGGAATGACCTGCGGGCTCTGGAGACGCCGGgcaagggagagaaggagagagtgatggagagagaggagagagggaaggagacacCTCCATCTGAGCCCCAAAAGCAAGAGGAGGTACACACGGTAGATGCAGAGCATAGACTTGCACCCAGGGCAGagagg GCCAGGAAAAGGAAGCACATTGATAAAGTCAAAGTCAGTGAGTTTAACTCCGCCTCTGTCTCGCGTCCCTCGGACCAATCAGCTGAGAGGGAagcagacaggaagagagaaaaggagaacatGTTGCATAGAGAGTTGACGGAGAAGAAGGACCAGGAGGATGACAAGGAGAACAGAG TAGCGATGAAGAGACGCAACGAGGAGACGGAGGACaggaagatggaggagaagatggGGCAGGGGAggccagaggaggagaaaggaggcgCAGCTTCATTCCCATGCCAACTCCACAAGACCCGATCCCTGTTCATGAGGAACATCCCCCCGACAATCTACAAGGAGGAGATTGTGAAT ctgtgtgtgaaGTACCCTGGCTTCATGAGAGTGTGTCTGTCCGAGCCTCATGCTGAGtacag gtTTTTCAGACGTTGCTgggtgacttttgaccacttGGCAAACATCCAGGACATCTGCTGGCAGCTACAGAACGTCAGA ttgcGTGAGTATAAGCTGTCTCCAGTGGTCCATCGTGACCTGTGTCGCCGCGTGCGGATGGCTAACGGCATCACGCAGCACAGGACGCTGATGCAGGAGCACATCAGCCTGGCAGCGCAGCTCATCCGCAGCCTGGACAGCAGGTGGAGCGTCTGGGGAGGAGACCAGGATAAgggg AACCCTGTCCTGAAGAACGTCTCATATCACCTGATCGAGGAGGTCagtgcggaggaggaggagctaacGGGACGCGTTGGCGCGGCCATCCCACAGAGTGAGGTCACCGTGGAGAGAGACAACGGGCTGGTCAAG gtgCTGGATGGTCTGCTTCTTTACCTGCGTGTTGTCCACTCAGTGGACTTCTACAACGCCTGCCAGCACTCCACAGAGAACGAGATGCCCAGCTGCTGTGGCTCTGTTCACGTGCGAGGGCCCGTACCACCCAACAGGGTGCCCACCCTACACA TGTTGGAGTGGCAGAAGAAGTTTGAGGTCAAGTTGAGGTTGTTGTTTTGGCCGAGGGAGACTCTGAGCGAAGACGAAGTGGGGAAGTTGGGCCGCAAGCACCCCGCTCAGGAAGTGGACAAGTTCGTCCGAGCAAACACACGCGAGCTGGACAGGGAGAAGTGGCTGTGTGTCCTCTGTGAGAAGAagttcaag GGCCCTGAGTTTGTCAGTAAGCACCTACTCAGCAGACATGGGGagcaggtggaggaggtgaggaAGGAGGCGGCCTTCTTCAACAACTTCCTCATGGATCCCAAAAGGCCCGCCCTCCCAGAGATGAGGTCTCCGCCCCCCATGCCTTCTAGGCCAGGACAGG CTGGCCCCGCCTTCTCTCATCAGTGTGGGTGGAGCTTCAACCAGCCCAGCCCACCTTTCATCGGCTACGAGA GAAGTCCTTTCCCCCCAAATGAGTATGGAGATGGGGGACACTTCGGCTGGTTCAGAGGAGTCCCCCACAGAAAACCCCAGCagaagag AGTCACCCACCGGGAGCCTCGTAAGGTGACCAGATACTGTGACCTGGACGCTCCTGATGCAGACTTCTTTTAA